A stretch of Exiguobacterium sp. BMC-KP DNA encodes these proteins:
- a CDS encoding anaerobic ribonucleoside triphosphate reductase has product MESLETLLTPTRDIEQENANIDGKTPLAKLQRIAGEAARQMMRRQLEPEVLQAIDDNILYIHDADYYVTGTTTCAQIPLGQLLSNGFQTTHGSIRPVQDIRSALALAAIIVQANQNMQHGGQAFATFDDDVALFVEKTYQRELIKLKELVPQWKRQKREQRAWQETYEKTFQACEAFIHNMNSMHSRGGGQVPFLSVNYGTNTTRAGRLFQRALLIATERGLGKGETPIFPIQIFKVKQGINLASTDPNYDLFQLATRVTGKRLFPNFAFLDAPFNRQTEVGGPEVAYMGCRTRVFEDRGDAPSVTGRGNLSFTSINLVRLALQSKTVDQMFEAVQETTKIACRQLLTRYELQASRTADEFPFLYQHVWKEGETLRGEDNVGPVLRHGTLAVGFIGLAECLTVLTGSHHGHSELAHRIGVALIQAMRTVVDNYGERTGLNFSLLATPAEGLSGKFTRRDLIDYGEIEGVTDQLYYTNSFHIPVDAPVTIREKIQLEAPFHALCNGGHITYVETDGALAGNPQAIEDIVRMMAKAGIGYGSINHPVDRCLDCRTEQTIEEQCPVCGSTSIERIRRITGYLVGTLDRWNEAKRAEEQNRVKHDVTRPLPST; this is encoded by the coding sequence ATGGAGAGTTTAGAAACGTTACTGACACCAACTCGGGATATCGAACAGGAGAATGCAAACATTGATGGCAAAACGCCACTTGCGAAATTACAACGAATTGCTGGAGAAGCTGCGCGACAGATGATGCGACGACAACTCGAACCGGAGGTTTTACAGGCAATTGACGATAACATCTTATATATTCATGATGCAGATTATTACGTCACCGGAACTACGACTTGCGCTCAAATTCCACTCGGTCAGCTTCTCTCAAACGGGTTTCAGACGACACATGGATCGATTCGACCAGTGCAAGACATCCGCTCTGCTCTTGCCCTCGCGGCAATCATCGTCCAAGCGAATCAGAACATGCAACATGGTGGACAAGCATTTGCGACGTTTGATGATGATGTAGCACTCTTCGTTGAAAAAACATATCAACGAGAATTAATTAAACTAAAGGAACTCGTCCCGCAATGGAAGCGACAAAAGCGGGAACAACGTGCGTGGCAAGAAACGTATGAAAAGACATTTCAGGCGTGTGAGGCATTCATCCATAATATGAACTCGATGCATTCGCGTGGCGGCGGACAAGTCCCATTTTTGTCTGTCAATTACGGAACGAATACAACGCGAGCGGGACGTCTCTTCCAGCGTGCTTTGCTGATAGCGACAGAGCGGGGACTCGGTAAGGGAGAAACACCAATCTTTCCGATTCAAATCTTTAAAGTCAAACAAGGAATCAATCTAGCGTCAACCGACCCGAACTACGACCTGTTTCAACTAGCAACGCGCGTGACAGGAAAACGATTGTTTCCGAACTTTGCCTTTCTCGATGCACCATTCAATCGACAAACAGAAGTAGGAGGACCGGAAGTTGCGTATATGGGATGCCGGACACGGGTGTTCGAGGATCGTGGGGACGCACCTTCCGTTACGGGTCGAGGAAATTTATCGTTTACGAGCATCAATCTCGTTCGCTTGGCACTTCAAAGTAAAACGGTCGACCAAATGTTTGAAGCTGTCCAAGAGACAACCAAAATTGCCTGCAGACAGTTGCTCACACGTTATGAGCTACAGGCAAGTCGAACCGCTGACGAGTTTCCATTTTTATATCAGCATGTCTGGAAAGAGGGGGAAACATTGCGTGGTGAGGATAACGTTGGTCCTGTTTTGCGACACGGGACGCTAGCAGTTGGGTTTATCGGTCTCGCTGAATGCTTGACTGTCTTAACAGGAAGCCATCACGGTCATTCCGAACTCGCGCACCGAATAGGCGTTGCCTTAATTCAAGCGATGCGAACTGTCGTCGACAATTATGGCGAACGGACAGGATTGAATTTTAGTTTGCTGGCAACTCCAGCTGAAGGGTTATCGGGTAAATTTACGCGTCGCGATCTCATCGACTATGGTGAGATTGAAGGAGTGACGGACCAGCTTTATTATACGAATTCTTTCCATATTCCCGTCGATGCTCCCGTCACGATTCGAGAGAAGATTCAGCTCGAAGCTCCGTTTCATGCATTGTGTAATGGTGGACATATCACCTATGTTGAGACGGATGGTGCGCTTGCCGGAAATCCACAAGCGATTGAAGATATCGTTCGGATGATGGCGAAAGCTGGAATTGGTTATGGATCGATCAATCATCCGGTTGACCGTTGTCTCGATTGCCGAACAGAGCAGACGATCGAGGAGCAATGTCCAGTTTGCGGAAGTACATCAATCGAGCGAATTCGGCGCATCACAGGCTATCTCGTCGGTACGCTAGATCGTTGGAATGAAGCGAAACGAGCAGAAGAGCAGAATCGGGTGAAGCATGATGTTACGCGTCCTCTCCCTTCTACCTGA
- a CDS encoding 4Fe-4S single cluster domain-containing protein, whose amino-acid sequence MMLRVLSLLPDSVVDGPGLRTVLFLAGCPHHCIGCHNPSSWDPAGGVEWTIEETAERIRKVGNRRLTLSGGEPLLQTSALMQLLEQLGSDYDVILYTGYLLEEILQRRRWHPLILRVDGLIDGPFIQSKLDQTTSFRGSTNQRIYNRKQLEEAVYSIDKNSPSH is encoded by the coding sequence ATGATGTTACGCGTCCTCTCCCTTCTACCTGATTCTGTCGTGGATGGACCAGGATTACGAACAGTGCTGTTTCTCGCCGGTTGTCCGCATCACTGCATTGGTTGTCATAATCCAAGTTCCTGGGATCCGGCAGGGGGTGTGGAATGGACAATCGAAGAAACAGCGGAACGAATTCGAAAGGTCGGAAATCGTCGTTTGACTTTGTCCGGAGGGGAACCATTGTTACAGACGTCAGCACTCATGCAACTTCTCGAACAACTTGGATCAGACTATGATGTGATTTTATATACCGGTTATCTACTAGAAGAGATACTACAGCGCCGACGATGGCATCCGCTTATACTGCGAGTAGATGGACTAATCGATGGTCCTTTCATTCAATCAAAACTCGATCAAACGACCAGCTTTCGGGGGAGTACGAATCAACGGATTTATAATCGAAAGCAATTGGAAGAAGCAGTCTATAGCATAGACAAAAACTCCCCGTCTCATTAG
- a CDS encoding DHA2 family efflux MFS transporter permease subunit — protein MQSSKQSSRLYLILTVLMAGAFVAVLNSTLLNIALPSIMGSFGIQASTAQWLTTGYMLVNGIMIPTSAFLVQKFSTRQLFLTAMTLFSLGTIIAGQAHVFPLLLGARMMQASGSAIMMPLLMNVLLTGFPIEKRGQAMGIFGLVITFAPAIGPTLSGWILEHYEWRMLFHLVTPIALLVLFTGAFLLKKETVRSTLKLDLFSLVLSSFGFGGLLYGFSSAGSAGWGSWTVIGSLIIGVISLTSFIIRQFLLEEPMLEFGIFRYPMFALSQGISMVLNMSMFSAMILMPIYIQTIRGISPFHSGLLMLPGAIVMAIMSPITGRLFDRFGARILAIIGLSLTVLTTFSFSQLAADTSYAYLVIMYTLRFLGISMVMMPVMTNGLNHIPQHLTPHGTALNNTLSQVSGAIGSGLLVTIMTSRTKQHVPEFASQPEAANPEWLQMQAMIEGINDTFFIATLLALAALILSFFIKKRRTTTLAVVESVDQEQKYA, from the coding sequence ATGCAATCAAGCAAGCAATCATCACGACTTTATTTAATTTTAACTGTCCTCATGGCAGGTGCGTTCGTTGCGGTCCTGAACTCAACGTTACTTAATATTGCCTTACCCTCGATCATGGGATCATTTGGTATCCAGGCAAGCACCGCCCAATGGCTAACGACGGGTTATATGCTCGTCAACGGAATCATGATTCCGACGTCGGCGTTTCTCGTCCAAAAGTTCTCGACGCGTCAACTTTTCTTGACGGCAATGACACTGTTTTCACTCGGTACGATCATTGCCGGTCAAGCACACGTCTTCCCGCTTCTACTCGGCGCTCGTATGATGCAGGCATCTGGTTCTGCGATCATGATGCCGCTTTTAATGAACGTTCTCTTGACTGGTTTCCCGATTGAGAAACGCGGACAAGCAATGGGGATTTTCGGACTCGTCATTACGTTCGCCCCAGCCATCGGACCGACATTGTCTGGTTGGATTCTCGAACATTACGAATGGCGGATGTTGTTCCATCTCGTCACACCAATCGCATTACTCGTCCTGTTCACAGGTGCTTTCTTATTGAAAAAAGAAACAGTCCGCAGCACACTCAAACTCGATTTGTTCTCACTCGTTCTCTCAAGCTTCGGTTTCGGTGGTTTGCTGTATGGATTTAGCTCTGCTGGTTCAGCAGGATGGGGTTCATGGACGGTCATTGGTTCATTGATCATTGGTGTGATCAGTTTGACTTCTTTCATTATACGTCAATTCTTGCTCGAAGAACCGATGCTAGAGTTCGGAATCTTCCGTTACCCAATGTTTGCCTTATCACAAGGGATTTCGATGGTCCTGAACATGTCGATGTTCTCAGCAATGATTCTGATGCCAATCTACATCCAAACAATTCGCGGAATCTCACCATTCCATTCTGGTCTGTTGATGTTACCGGGTGCCATCGTTATGGCAATCATGTCACCCATCACCGGTCGACTCTTTGATCGCTTTGGTGCCCGAATCCTTGCTATCATCGGCTTATCACTGACTGTGTTGACGACATTCTCGTTTAGTCAGTTAGCTGCAGATACATCCTATGCCTACCTCGTCATCATGTATACGTTGCGTTTCCTCGGAATCTCAATGGTCATGATGCCGGTCATGACGAACGGTTTGAACCATATTCCGCAACACTTGACGCCACACGGTACGGCATTGAACAATACGTTGTCACAAGTATCCGGTGCCATCGGATCAGGTCTACTCGTAACAATCATGACATCACGGACGAAACAACACGTCCCGGAATTCGCTTCACAACCTGAAGCTGCTAATCCGGAATGGTTGCAAATGCAAGCGATGATTGAAGGGATCAATGATACGTTCTTCATTGCGACGTTACTTGCACTCGCAGCATTGATCCTATCGTTCTTCATCAAAAAACGACGGACGACGACATTGGCTGTCGTTGAGTCCGTCGATCAAGAACAAAAATATGCATGA
- a CDS encoding TetR/AcrR family transcriptional regulator, whose translation MNPKKKQLLDAAYQLFVEKGYQSTSIQDILEHSNVSKGTFYNYFSSKNELFIDVFNTVFEKMRTARKEILVGRDVSDYETFIQQGNCYLELMQKYKLYTLFEEAIASNEKELKAFMENNRLLEIEWTFERLRDLFGQTKEPYLLDLAVIYTGMLQYAMYFFRQSERNTQPERVVRYVFNRLTHLVEDVSRTEEQLIPPRFLSVWLDRPQDEVVIRKDLFEKTSAHMKRLITLSSISDESKEAHEEVLDFIYEELLERKKPKIHLLRRALETMDEDPVFAGQEIMATYKAMVDEIARIRTKNS comes from the coding sequence ATGAATCCAAAAAAGAAACAACTATTAGATGCTGCCTATCAGCTATTCGTCGAAAAAGGCTATCAATCAACATCCATCCAGGATATTCTTGAGCACAGCAATGTCTCAAAAGGAACGTTCTATAACTATTTTTCATCCAAAAATGAATTGTTTATCGATGTTTTCAATACTGTCTTTGAAAAAATGCGGACGGCGCGTAAAGAAATCTTAGTTGGACGAGATGTCTCAGACTATGAAACGTTCATCCAACAAGGAAACTGCTATTTGGAACTGATGCAAAAATATAAATTGTATACGTTATTCGAAGAGGCGATTGCGTCGAACGAAAAAGAACTCAAAGCATTTATGGAAAACAATCGTCTCCTTGAAATCGAATGGACGTTTGAGCGACTGCGAGATCTATTTGGTCAGACAAAGGAACCATACCTCTTGGATCTAGCTGTCATTTATACCGGGATGTTGCAGTATGCCATGTACTTCTTCCGCCAATCCGAACGAAATACGCAGCCCGAGCGGGTCGTCCGTTATGTATTCAATCGATTGACGCACCTCGTTGAAGATGTCAGTCGAACGGAGGAACAGTTAATTCCACCACGCTTTTTATCCGTCTGGCTGGATCGCCCGCAAGATGAAGTCGTCATTCGGAAGGATTTATTTGAAAAGACGAGTGCGCATATGAAGCGGTTGATCACGTTGTCTTCGATTTCCGATGAATCCAAGGAAGCACATGAAGAGGTGCTTGACTTCATTTATGAGGAACTACTCGAACGTAAGAAACCTAAAATTCATCTCCTTCGCCGTGCGCTTGAGACGATGGATGAAGATCCAGTCTTTGCGGGTCAGGAAATCATGGCAACCTATAAGGCAATGGTCGATGAGATTGCACGCATTCGGACCAAAAATTCCTAA
- a CDS encoding SulP family inorganic anion transporter: MFTQWKKEWFLQPKADLLSGIVVALALVPEAIAFSLIAGVNPMVGLYASVIIAIVISIAGGRPGMISAATGAMALVVVQLVKDHGVDYLLAAGILAGLLQITFGFLGIAKLLRFIPRAVMVGFVNALAILIFSAQLPQFEGQNWIMYAMVAASLAIILLFPRVTKAIPAPLVAITIMTVLTVVFSLDTRVIGDMGQIEAALPSFFLPNVPFSIETLQIIFPYALSLAFVGLIESLLTARIVDEMTDTTSNKAMESRGQGIANIIAGMFGGMPGCAMIGQSVINVTSGGRGRLSTLTAGVFLMLLMFTMNDLLMTIPMGALVGVMFFVSYATFDWGSFKMLKTSPKSDSAIMLATVLVTVLTNDLSMGVLVGILLAALLFASKISRIQVEREEQTERVYYMIRGPLFFASTTAFMEQFRLEADPSSFITLDFSACHLFDDSAIEAIENVVLKYERLGKKVELTGLNEESQALVDRLAQRIA, translated from the coding sequence ATGTTTACTCAATGGAAAAAAGAGTGGTTCCTGCAACCAAAAGCGGATCTATTGTCCGGCATCGTCGTTGCTTTGGCACTTGTTCCAGAAGCGATTGCGTTTTCACTGATCGCTGGTGTCAATCCGATGGTCGGTTTATACGCTTCGGTCATCATTGCAATCGTCATCTCAATTGCCGGTGGTCGTCCTGGAATGATCTCGGCTGCAACTGGTGCGATGGCACTCGTCGTCGTTCAACTCGTTAAGGATCATGGCGTCGACTATTTACTTGCTGCTGGTATTCTTGCCGGTCTTCTACAAATCACATTTGGCTTTTTAGGGATCGCTAAATTATTGCGATTCATTCCTCGAGCAGTCATGGTTGGATTCGTCAATGCACTGGCCATCCTGATTTTCTCGGCGCAACTCCCTCAATTCGAAGGGCAAAACTGGATCATGTATGCGATGGTTGCTGCATCTCTTGCCATCATCTTGTTATTCCCACGCGTGACGAAAGCCATTCCGGCACCACTCGTTGCGATTACAATCATGACGGTGTTAACGGTCGTCTTTTCACTCGATACGCGAGTCATCGGGGATATGGGACAAATCGAAGCGGCTTTACCGAGCTTCTTCTTACCGAATGTCCCATTTTCGATTGAGACATTACAGATCATTTTCCCGTATGCCTTATCCCTTGCTTTTGTTGGATTGATCGAATCATTGCTGACAGCACGAATCGTTGATGAGATGACGGATACGACATCAAACAAAGCGATGGAATCACGCGGTCAAGGGATTGCAAACATCATTGCCGGTATGTTCGGTGGTATGCCAGGTTGTGCGATGATTGGTCAATCCGTCATCAATGTCACTTCCGGTGGTCGTGGTCGATTGTCGACGTTGACAGCAGGTGTTTTCTTGATGCTGTTGATGTTTACGATGAACGATTTACTGATGACGATTCCAATGGGAGCACTCGTTGGTGTCATGTTCTTCGTTTCGTATGCGACGTTCGACTGGGGTTCATTCAAGATGCTCAAGACATCACCAAAGAGTGACTCGGCTATCATGTTAGCGACCGTTCTCGTCACTGTATTGACGAATGATTTATCGATGGGCGTTCTTGTCGGAATCTTACTTGCTGCGTTATTGTTCGCTTCAAAAATTTCTCGTATTCAAGTAGAGCGAGAAGAGCAAACGGAGCGGGTATATTATATGATTCGTGGACCGTTGTTCTTTGCGTCAACGACGGCATTTATGGAACAGTTCCGACTAGAGGCTGATCCATCGTCCTTCATCACACTCGACTTCTCAGCCTGTCATTTATTTGATGACTCAGCCATTGAAGCGATTGAAAACGTCGTGTTGAAATATGAACGACTTGGGAAAAAAGTTGAACTCACTGGATTAAATGAAGAGTCGCAGGCTCTCGTTGATCGACTAGCGCAACGGATTGCGTAA
- a CDS encoding fumarylacetoacetate hydrolase family protein: MKWFRFEQEGKVGIGVEQDGSTYDVTAQVYTDSLLEVISREFEVDLDLDIAPLLKGDVRKLVPYVPARNVICVGKNYADHIKEMDTAGAGKFVLFTKAPTSIVGPFEPIERHADLTQQLDYEGELAIIIGTTGRDLTPENALDHVFGYSIVNDVTARDLQKEHVQFFRGKSLDGFCPFGPVIVSADSFDPSDVLVETRVNGELRQSGSTALMLRDVVTILVEVSRGMTLESGDVIATGTPAGVGHGMKPPVYLQTGDVVEVSIAGIGRLQNEVQ; encoded by the coding sequence ATGAAATGGTTTCGATTTGAGCAAGAAGGAAAAGTAGGTATCGGGGTTGAACAGGATGGGTCTACATATGATGTGACAGCACAAGTTTATACGGATTCGCTACTCGAAGTGATCTCACGTGAGTTCGAAGTCGATCTCGATCTCGATATCGCGCCATTACTAAAAGGGGATGTTCGTAAGCTAGTTCCATATGTTCCGGCACGAAACGTCATTTGTGTCGGTAAGAACTATGCTGATCATATTAAAGAGATGGATACGGCGGGAGCAGGTAAATTCGTCTTATTTACAAAAGCCCCGACATCGATCGTCGGCCCGTTCGAACCGATTGAACGGCATGCAGATTTGACGCAACAACTGGATTACGAAGGGGAACTCGCTATCATCATCGGGACGACGGGTCGTGATCTAACACCAGAGAATGCACTTGATCATGTGTTTGGCTACAGTATCGTCAATGACGTGACCGCACGGGACTTACAAAAAGAACACGTCCAGTTCTTCCGTGGCAAATCACTTGATGGGTTCTGTCCATTCGGTCCAGTTATCGTCTCAGCGGATAGCTTTGATCCGAGTGACGTTCTCGTCGAGACACGCGTGAACGGGGAACTCCGTCAGTCGGGATCAACTGCCTTAATGTTGCGTGACGTCGTGACGATTTTGGTTGAAGTGTCACGTGGGATGACGCTAGAATCGGGTGATGTCATCGCGACAGGAACTCCTGCTGGCGTAGGTCATGGGATGAAACCGCCCGTCTATCTACAGACAGGTGATGTTGTTGAAGTATCGATTGCTGGGATCGGTCGCCTACAAAATGAAGTACAGTAA
- a CDS encoding DeoR/GlpR family DNA-binding transcription regulator, with protein sequence MLTKKRHQLILELLAREEVVKMQKIVEQTGASESTIRRDLSQLETAGHLRRVHGGATANHLQIEEPSYFEKSDQHVEEKERIARAAADLIEDGMYVYLDAGTTTLAIVPYLEEKVITVVTNSLPLANTLLYHRIPTFVVGGQLKHSTQALVGYNAREGMLIYHFDVAFLGMNGVHPTQGFTTPDPEEALVKKTAIELAKQSYVLVDETKLDAISFSRVASLQAATIITTTSSEQEAKYSQYTEVVNAK encoded by the coding sequence ATGTTAACGAAAAAACGCCATCAACTCATCCTCGAGCTTCTTGCTCGAGAAGAAGTCGTCAAGATGCAAAAAATCGTCGAACAAACCGGTGCCAGTGAATCCACGATTCGTCGTGATTTATCACAACTCGAGACAGCAGGTCATTTGCGTCGAGTGCACGGGGGAGCGACAGCGAACCATTTGCAAATTGAAGAACCGAGTTATTTCGAGAAGAGCGACCAACATGTCGAAGAGAAGGAACGGATCGCGCGAGCGGCTGCTGACCTGATCGAGGATGGCATGTATGTCTATCTGGATGCCGGAACGACGACGCTTGCCATCGTTCCGTATCTCGAAGAGAAGGTGATTACGGTCGTGACGAACAGTCTTCCTCTAGCGAACACGTTACTCTATCACCGTATCCCGACGTTCGTCGTCGGAGGTCAACTCAAGCATTCAACGCAAGCACTCGTCGGTTACAACGCACGTGAAGGAATGTTGATTTACCATTTTGATGTCGCATTCCTTGGGATGAACGGTGTTCATCCGACACAAGGCTTCACGACACCAGATCCGGAAGAGGCACTCGTAAAGAAGACAGCGATCGAATTAGCAAAACAATCGTATGTACTCGTCGATGAGACGAAGCTGGATGCGATCAGCTTCAGTCGGGTGGCGTCCTTGCAAGCGGCGACGATCATCACGACGACATCCAGTGAGCAAGAAGCGAAATACAGTCAATACACAGAGGTGGTGAACGCGAAATGA
- the pfkB gene encoding 1-phosphofructokinase, whose protein sequence is MIYTLTLNPSIDYYVTLPVFEAGQVNRVEQAEKVAGGKGINVSLVLKNYEVETQALGFLGGSTGQFIRTELEKRGVLTDFTPIQDETRINVKIRADQESELNAAGPKIQPEELEHLLSRFKTMQAGDIVVFAGSIPSSLPHDLYRHIATILNERNVRFAVDTTKEAMLEVLPLGPFLIKPNHHELGEIFDVEITSKEMAVPYAQQLVERGAENVVISFAGDGALLVNRQGAYTANTPAGKLVNSVGAGDSLVAGFVASHALGKSPEEAFRYAVTTGSASAYSFGLCTKEDIDRLLVDVNVVELIQS, encoded by the coding sequence ATGATTTATACACTGACACTCAACCCATCAATCGACTATTATGTCACGTTACCGGTATTTGAGGCAGGACAAGTCAATCGTGTCGAACAGGCGGAAAAAGTGGCCGGAGGGAAAGGAATCAACGTCTCTCTCGTCCTAAAAAACTATGAGGTAGAAACACAAGCACTCGGATTCCTTGGAGGAAGTACCGGACAATTCATCCGGACAGAACTTGAGAAGCGAGGCGTGTTAACCGACTTCACACCAATTCAAGATGAGACGCGAATTAACGTGAAAATTCGTGCCGATCAAGAATCTGAGTTGAATGCAGCGGGACCGAAGATTCAACCGGAAGAGCTAGAGCATTTATTATCCCGATTCAAGACGATGCAAGCCGGTGATATCGTCGTCTTCGCAGGCAGTATCCCAAGCAGTCTACCTCATGATCTCTATCGTCATATCGCGACGATCTTGAACGAGCGGAATGTTCGCTTCGCCGTCGATACGACGAAGGAAGCGATGCTTGAAGTCTTACCACTCGGTCCATTTTTAATTAAGCCGAATCACCATGAACTCGGTGAAATCTTCGACGTCGAGATTACGTCGAAGGAGATGGCCGTTCCGTACGCCCAACAACTTGTTGAACGTGGTGCTGAGAACGTCGTCATCTCATTTGCAGGAGACGGAGCACTGCTCGTTAATCGTCAAGGCGCCTATACAGCAAACACACCGGCAGGAAAGCTCGTCAACTCCGTCGGTGCCGGAGACTCACTCGTCGCCGGATTCGTCGCCAGCCACGCGCTCGGCAAATCACCAGAAGAAGCGTTCCGTTATGCGGTAACAACTGGTAGTGCGTCTGCTTATTCCTTCGGTCTTTGTACGAAGGAAGATATCGATCGTCTCCTCGTAGACGTCAACGTCGTTGAACTCATTCAATCCTAA
- a CDS encoding PTS fructose transporter subunit IIABC, whose protein sequence is MKITDLLTRDTIQLDLQASSKAAVIDELVNVLDRAGKLNDRSAYKEAILAREAQSTTGLGEGIAIPHAKTAAVKTPAIAFGRSAGVDYEALDGQPSRLFFMIAAGENADNAHLETLSKLSVYLMDMNFRDTILAAKTKDEVIAAIEAKEREEEGPVDVSSDNVDQDAPYILAVTACPTGIAHTYMAADALRQKAEEMGVRIKVETNGSTGVKNGLTQQDINDATAIIVAADKAVEMDRFNGKHVVEVPVAQGIRKPQELINRAVKQDAPVYKASGSSESSKPARGGFYKHLMSGVSAMLPLVVAGGLLIAISFFWGINSANPKDPSYNEFAAQLMTIGKAAFGLLIPILAGFIAMSIADKPGLAPGLIAGFLASSGNAGFLGGLIAGFLAGYVVLLLVKVFKGLPAALEGIKPVLLYPLFGSFITGMIMLLVINEPIAKFMTWLTDSLNGLSGGNAILLGMLVAGMMAIDMGGPINKTAYVFGTAALTAGNTEVMAAVMAGGMVPPLIVALSSTLFARKKFTPQEREAGIAAYAMGASFVTEGAIPFAAADPLRVIPSSVIGSAIAGALTIVFGVLLPAPHGGIFVFPLLDGPSGTVMAIVGYAGAILIGSLVGAAILSFLKKPLVDQSVAKAEMTEGTGTKAS, encoded by the coding sequence ATGAAAATTACTGATCTCTTGACACGCGATACGATTCAACTCGATTTACAAGCGTCATCTAAAGCCGCTGTCATCGATGAACTCGTCAACGTCCTCGATCGGGCAGGAAAACTGAACGATCGCTCGGCATATAAAGAAGCGATTCTCGCACGGGAAGCGCAAAGTACGACAGGTTTAGGGGAAGGCATTGCCATTCCACACGCAAAAACGGCAGCAGTCAAAACACCAGCGATCGCCTTTGGTCGTTCGGCAGGCGTTGACTACGAAGCACTCGACGGTCAACCAAGTCGTTTGTTCTTTATGATTGCAGCAGGTGAGAACGCTGATAACGCACACCTTGAAACACTTTCGAAACTCTCCGTTTATCTGATGGATATGAACTTCCGCGATACGATTCTTGCGGCTAAAACGAAAGACGAAGTCATCGCAGCAATCGAAGCGAAAGAACGTGAAGAAGAAGGTCCAGTTGACGTCTCGAGCGACAATGTTGATCAAGACGCACCGTATATCCTTGCTGTCACAGCTTGTCCGACAGGAATCGCACACACGTATATGGCAGCTGATGCGCTTCGTCAAAAAGCAGAAGAAATGGGTGTCCGCATCAAAGTCGAGACGAACGGATCGACAGGCGTCAAGAACGGTTTAACACAACAAGACATCAATGATGCAACAGCGATCATCGTCGCAGCGGATAAAGCAGTTGAGATGGATCGTTTCAATGGTAAACACGTCGTTGAAGTACCCGTTGCACAAGGAATTCGTAAACCGCAAGAATTGATCAACCGCGCTGTTAAACAGGACGCACCTGTCTATAAAGCGAGCGGTTCAAGCGAAAGTTCAAAACCAGCTCGTGGTGGATTCTACAAACATTTAATGAGTGGTGTATCCGCGATGTTGCCACTCGTCGTCGCTGGTGGTCTCTTGATCGCGATCAGCTTCTTCTGGGGGATCAACTCAGCGAACCCGAAAGATCCATCGTACAATGAGTTTGCAGCACAATTGATGACGATCGGGAAAGCAGCGTTTGGTCTCTTGATTCCAATCCTCGCTGGATTTATCGCGATGTCGATCGCTGATAAACCAGGTCTTGCTCCTGGTCTGATTGCTGGTTTCCTTGCAAGTAGCGGTAACGCAGGTTTCCTCGGTGGATTGATTGCCGGTTTCCTTGCTGGTTACGTTGTTCTTCTGCTCGTCAAAGTCTTCAAAGGTCTCCCAGCAGCTCTTGAAGGAATCAAACCAGTCTTGCTCTATCCACTGTTTGGTTCATTCATCACAGGGATGATCATGTTGCTCGTCATCAATGAGCCGATCGCGAAGTTCATGACATGGCTCACAGATTCATTGAACGGACTCAGCGGTGGTAACGCGATTCTTCTCGGTATGCTCGTCGCAGGTATGATGGCAATCGATATGGGTGGTCCAATCAACAAAACAGCATATGTTTTCGGTACAGCTGCTCTTACAGCAGGTAACACGGAAGTCATGGCAGCCGTCATGGCAGGTGGGATGGTTCCACCACTCATCGTTGCACTCTCATCTACATTGTTCGCACGTAAAAAATTCACACCGCAAGAACGTGAAGCAGGTATCGCTGCATACGCTATGGGAGCATCGTTCGTCACTGAAGGTGCGATTCCATTCGCTGCAGCCGATCCACTCCGCGTCATTCCGTCAAGCGTCATCGGTTCAGCGATCGCTGGTGCGTTGACAATCGTCTTCGGTGTCTTGCTTCCTGCACCACACGGTGGTATCTTCGTCTTCCCGCTACTTGATGGTCCATCAGGTACGGTCATGGCGATCGTCGGTTATGCTGGCGCGATCCTCATTGGTTCACTTGTTGGTGCAGCAATCCTATCCTTCCTCAAAAAGCCGCTCGTTGACCAATCGGTCGCGAAAGCGGAAATGACAGAAGGAACAGGTACAAAAGCATCATAA